One segment of Lytechinus variegatus isolate NC3 chromosome 13, Lvar_3.0, whole genome shotgun sequence DNA contains the following:
- the LOC121425972 gene encoding beta-1,3-galactosyltransferase 5-like translates to MPPKRLMLMSARFLIMLCPVLFIGFHLYFHRIDMARNIHLPVDRELMNGRAGNQVATENMEKKGHSFVRPENYTLDDAVALPDVKTNLSRLKSGELKGLRYGHDYRYLHNPSHICFTDEGKRKKVLALFYSPTATHHFSRRKAIRETYGNSSNWGNCGDRGLMYTVFLLGATSNESLQRKIDLEASQHRDIVQEGFLDTYLNLTLKAVMGLKWVINYCNHAKFAVKIDDDAMMNQKRFYDKFLTDLPLTGVAAGTVWVNAKPVRREGSKFYLSKEEYPLHSFPNYLNGLAYVLSLDVVREVYAFALTTTKFKWEDVFVGMCLQKAGVQLRNINNMDLYGLRGKNYEVRVEEVHSHIFITDLNVTEMIWVWKIGHI, encoded by the coding sequence ATGCCACCCAAAAGGCTCATGTTAATGTCCGCGAGGTTCCTGATCATGCTATGTCCAGTTCTTTTTATTGGTTTTCACTTGTATTTCCATCGGATTGACATGGCTAGGAACATCCATCTTCCCGTGGATCGGGAATTAATGAATGGTCGTGCTGGTAACCAGGTGGCTACCGAGAACATGGAGAAGAAAGGTCACTCTTTTGTTAGACCTGAAAATTACACTCTTGATGATGCTGTTGCCCTGCCAGATGTAAAGACCAATCTTAGCCGATTAAAGAGTGGTGAATTGAAGGGGCTAAGATATGGGCACGACTACAGATATTTACATAACCCATCACACATTTGCTTTACGGATGAAGGGAAGAGAAAGAAGGTCCTTGCACTTTTCTATTCCCCGACAGCAACCCACCATTTCAGCAGACGGAAGGCGATTCGAGAAACTTACGGTAATTCAAGCAACTGGGGGAATTGTGGTGATAGGGGGCTGATGTATACCGTGTTTCTTCTTGGGGCCACGTCAAATGAAAGTCTTCAACGTAAAATTGACCTAGAGGCCAGTCAGCATCGAGACATTGTCCAGGAGGGTTTTCTTGATACCTACTTAAACCTGACCTTAAAGGCGGTCATGGGTTTGAAATGGGTCATCAACTACTGCAACCATGCTAAATTTGCCGTAAAAATCGACGATGACGCAATGATGAACCAAAAACGCTTTTATGACAAGTTTCTAACAGATTTACCATTGACCGGTGTAGCCGCCGGGACGGTCTGGGTCAATGCGAAGCCTGTGCGGCGTGAAGGATCAAAATTCTACCTATCTAAGGAGGAATATCCTCTTCATTCCTTTCCAAATTACCTGAATGGACTAGCTTATGTCTTGTCTTTAGATGTGGTTCGGGAGGTCTACGCATTCGCACTTACAACTACCAAGTTTAAGTGGGAAGATGTGTTTGTTGGGATGTGCTTGCAAAAGGCTGGAGTTCAGCTTCGCAACATTAATAACATGGACCTTTATGGATTGCGAGGGAAGAATTATGAAGTTCGAGTGGAAGAGGTGCATTCGCACATCTTTATAACAGACTTGAACGTTACCGAAATGATTTGGGTGTGGAAGATAGGCCATATTTAG
- the LOC121425859 gene encoding uncharacterized protein LOC121425859: protein MAEADSTTEEHQGTEPPQADDESDLVNEIDNEIDLGRMKRTLKVENGGNGIGNEEDDDDSSMDVTDRLGEFPLQDNCKTNGFGAMSGAKDGERQMFVHSFSVSTSSWRSWSSRVAATTNIGIVIKNISLLHALCSVLLIFMGILGAVAKSYMSYLVLTIWSPIFVFFPTSFTGLSTSIRLRSSSLIQRLIVLSTLSTLLSCGLCMVFAFFIFRDGQLDTDCRPSPAILSSECRQSVYRVLINAVIVFLFVIELIASGSSLLICVIVKTGYTKTPSDRQQLISRTSRPMSYKRLAAQDERTVDYFEDRADSLVNNNSSNMYQRSVSAPALVSLSTTQTCKS, encoded by the exons ATGGCAGAGGCGGATTCCACAACAGAGGAACACCAAGGAACGGAGCCACCACAGGCAGACGACGAGAGCGACCTCGTCAATGAAATCGACAACGAAATCGACTTGGGACGTATGAAAAGAACGTTAAAAGTAGAGAATGGCGGAAACGGTATCGGCAATGAGGAGGACGATGATGATAGCAGTATGGATGTTACAGATAGACTAGGCGAATTCCCACTTCAAGATAATTGTAAAACAAATGGCTTTGGTGCTATGTCGGGGGCGAAAGATGGCGAAAGGCAAATGTTTGTCCATAGTTTCAGCGTGTCGACGTCGTCTTGGAGATCGTGGTCATCGAGGGTCGCTGCGACCACAAACATCGGCATCGTGATAAAG AATATCTCCCTCCTTCATGCGCTGTGTTCTGTTCTCCTAATCTTCATGGGCATTCTCGGGGCGGTCGCTAAGAGCTACATGTCGTATCTTGTCCTAACCATCTGGAGTCCAATATTT GTCTTCTTTCCAACAAGTTTCACAGGGTTATCGACTTCCATAAGATTGCGAAGTAGTTCTCTC ATTCAAAGATTAATCGTCTTGTCAACACTGTCGACGTTGCTTTCGTGTGGATTGTGCATGGTCTTCGCGTTCTTCATCTTTCGAGACGGGCAGCTTGATACCGATTGTAGACCGTCCCCAGCCATCTTATCATCCGAGTGTCGACAGTCG GTTTATCGTGTCCTCATTAATGCCGTGATCGTCTTCCTCTTCGTAATCGAGTTAATTGCTTCAGGTTCTTCTCTCCTCATCTGCGTCATCGTAAAAACCGGATATACAAAGACGCCCTCTGATAGACAACAG CTCATTTCAAGGACCAGTAGGCCAATGTCCTACAAAAGGCTCGCAGCGCAAGACGAAAGAACTGTCGACTATTTCGAGGATCGGGCGGATTCGCTTGTAAATAACAACTCAAGCAACATGTATCAACGAAGTGTGAGTGCGCCAGCTCTTGTCAGTCTCTCTACAACTCAAACCTGCAAGAGCTAG